Proteins from a genomic interval of Rhipicephalus microplus isolate Deutch F79 chromosome 6, USDA_Rmic, whole genome shotgun sequence:
- the LOC142764798 gene encoding 5-hydroxytryptamine receptor 1-like codes for MPPALHLEITGRRWDLGPAACDVWVSVDVASCTASILNLCMISVDRYLAITRPLTYGVRRTARRAWACIGAVWLLAGLISVPPLLVLGNEHGTAENPKCFVCQNLAYQLYATLGAFYIPLVVMLSMYWRIHTAAKKVVEAEHRARPGPRTRSLRVAVRERKASITLGIILTAFTACWLPFFAFALVRPLGGEPLPELAHSLALWLGYANSALNPVIYVTFHHDFRRAFRDLLCLRWGGRGTGKRKVLGRSVNEGTGALLCVGHNNHASWT; via the coding sequence ATGCCGCCAGCGCTGCACCTAGAGATCACCGGCCGCCGATGGGATTTGGGCCCGGCGGCCTGCGACGTGTGGGTGTCCGTGGACGTGGCGTCGTGTACCGCATCTATCCTTAACCTGTGCATGATTTCTGTTGACCGGTACTTGGCCATCACACGACCTCTCACGTACGGCGTCCGTCGTACTGCCCGGAGAGCGTGGGCCTGCATCGGAGCCGTCTGGTTGCTGGCGGGCCTCATCAGCGTGCCCCCTTTGCTGGTCTTGGGAAACGAACATGGAACGGCGGAGAACCCGAAGTGCTTCGTCTGTCAGAACCTTGCCTACCAATTGTACGCCACCCTCGGGGCGTTTTATATCCCATTGGTCGTAATGCTGTCAATGTATTGGAGGATCCACACTGCGGCCAAGAAAGTCGTCGAGGCGGAGCACAGGGCTCGTCCGGGACCTCGCACGAGGAGCCTGAGGGTTGCCGTGCGAGAGCGCAAGGCTTCCATTACGTTGGGAATAATCTTGACGGCCTTCACGGCCTGTTGGCTGCCGTTTTTTGCTTTCGCCCTCGTGAGGCCGCTGGGCGGCGAGCCTCTGCCCGAACTAGCTCACAGTCTTGCTCTTTGGCTAGGCTACGCCAACTCGGCTCTGAACCCCGTAATCTACGTCACCTTCCACCACGACTTCAGGCGCGCCTTCCGCGATTTACTCTGCCTGCGCTGGGGCGGGCGTGGCACTGGCAAACGAAAGGTGCTGGGTCGAAGCGTTAACGAAGGCACCGGAGCCCTGCTATGCGTTGGACATAATAACCACGCTTCGTGGACTTGA